The Theileria orientalis strain Shintoku DNA, chromosome 3, complete genome genome window below encodes:
- a CDS encoding ankyrin repeat containing protein, with translation MTEKIKPRIRKEAPERTASQPRNEGEVPAGPYGMFNLAEMFKALNMPENAQNQQVYENQQLMTDIGKFFFTSMMKFNHLINTHTNTSNTNAINSPNQKMKENESRTYNGKSSRNARNTKNTRNEENQTVSETNTGEGMGLGQYRKQNKSKQTRQTNNAAQTTDTTNERFNLRPTTGKVNRGRGVQERGGNEQGAESQKKLTTEIERTLVEKERQYRVKEVVSAENKATAREEGEYSLSTEREHAEASYSDFQAPTPESNEKQKLNLNIYRFINNCVSIKESTTTDTMMERTEAANNVASSTSNLNTMARANEAGNASENYGVDTGENTPDNSPAYPGANAEGMGGTAGSTNEETLLMLCFGGDLEGVKKLREVDLEFVDEVGRSAIHYACTSGNAELVRYLISREVEIDKKDVKGWTPLFISVVNNYVEIVELLLDAGADLTLTLRHRCAPTRLTDAHSNAIHFAAIKVNRKMTELLLSRNVDVNEKDSQGITPLSYSCTKGNAEYVAYLLEAGANPTIQDVNGRTSYHSVALGGSLEIAKLLYEKAGAQNTQDRWSLTPAKLAQIRGHADMAEFLAHPSRHAAGARDTASSDDSDDMYVLLSTTIASALNEPNSDQIYRCLTRLGPDVVKTLFELTLKVEKSGGVATADGKRLRTPGGVFFTLLKQMYLNDYITKEDYQYIRAAEKERMKSVRSTKANMSVTTATNAVNKRILAGGNNKYSKTAGNSSYSGTGTRKTNASVNKYGGTATRKTSTVSVSNSRRGASSLSREGRKGGPRTNDPGNGGNRVNLNDNRAESNRGGNGTVVRNKVGSANARDRMLALVLAHEKGKAEALTQSQYESKYQTKLERREADEVVDQPLRRLAFGSCQRRYPVLKKMYDTIINYNPDLFLFTGDNFYTEKSCCTKECIYEAYLKMVNHPPFQEFKRKVKRFDGIYDDHDYGVNDGDATFPHRDFAQQLLLDFMDKPEDHYRRKRRGGYYSQSYVDPKDPTNHVKVIVLDVRYHRSCIYDCICRLCDINVFVQRYILIKRMINSIFGIGCDQQGDVLGDEQWKWFESQLFESEARAHVIVSSFQVFTKCAMGESWGHLPFAKKRLLDLLEAAQPKKPIFLSGDIHYGELIEKYGFVEWTSSSLTHSIRPYNKYTFLVIFPFLLFTKRIIYLYNNFGGIDFNYNKERALYNDEGKRALSYRSRYENLYEHVHEEDSFFRDYQLFKCLTKFQYACRISLIVAVLMFPVLLFKALRPRGRAMRKKAAKTRTKH, from the exons atgacggaaaaaattaaaccCCGTATCCGCAAGGAGGCCCCGGAAAGGACAGCATCTCAACCAAGAAACGAAGGTGAAGTACCAGCCGGGCCCTATGGAATGTTCAACCTCGCGGAAATGTTTAAGGCACTAAATATGCCAGAAAATGCACAGAATCAGCAAGTGTACGAAAATCAGCAGTTGATGACAGATATCGGAAAGTTCTTTTTCACGAGTATGATGAAGTTCAACCACCTGATcaacacacacacaaatacaAGTAATACGAATGCCATAAATAGCCCAAATCAAAAAATGAAAGAAAACGAAAGTAGAACATATAATGGAAAAAGTAGCAGAAATGCAAGGAACACGAAAAACACGAGGAACGAAGAAAATCAGACCGTGTCAGAGACGAATACGGGAGAAGGAATGGGACTTGGGCAATATCgcaaacaaaataaaagtaagcAAACAAGGCAGACAAACAATGCAGCACAAACAACAGATACAACAAATGAAAGATTTAACCTCAGGCCTACGACAGGGAAAGTAAACAGAGGAAGAGGAGTACAGGAAAGAGGAGGAAACGAACAAGGAGCCGAGTCACAGAAGAAATTGACCACGGAAATAGAGAGGACTCTAGTGGAAAAGGAAAGACAATACAGAGTTAAGGAAG TGGTGTCAGCAGAGAACAAGGCGACAGcaagagaagaaggagaataCAGCCTCTCGACGGAGCGCGAACACGCGGAGGCGAGCTATAGCGACTTCCAAGCACCGACGCCGGAAAGCAACGAGAAGCAGAAGCTTAACCTGAACATATACCGCTTCATAAACAACTGCGTCTCAATCAAGGAGTCGACGACGACGGACACGATGATGGAGAGGACGGAA GCAGCCAACAACGTAGCTAGTAGCACGAGCAACCTGAATACAATGGCGA GGGCAAACGAAGCGGGCAACGCAAGTGAAAACTACGGCGTTGACACAGGAGAAAACACCCCGGATAATTCACCCGCATACCCAGGGGCGAACGCTGAGGGAATGGGAGGAACCGCAGGGAGCACGAACGAAGAAACGCTGCTGATGCTCTGCTTCGGAGGAGACCTGGAGGGagtgaagaagctgagaGAAGTAGACCTGGAGTTCGTAGACGAAGTGGGAAGAAGCGCAATCCACTACGCATGCACGAGCGGAAACGCGGAACTGGTGAGATACCTGATCTCTAGAGAAGTGGAAATCGACAAAAAGGACGTCAAGGGCTGGACGCCACTATTCATATCAGTAGTTAACAACTACGTGGAGATagtggagctgctgctggacgcAGGAGCAGACCTGACGCTGACACTGAGGCACAGGTGCGCACCGACGAGGCTGACAGACGCACACAGTAACGCAATACACTTCGCAGCAATCAAAGTTAACAGAAAGATGacggagctgctgctgagcagGAACGTAGACGTCAACGAAAAGGATTCGCAGGGAATAACGCCGCTGAGCTACAGCTGCACGAAGGGGAACGCGGAATACGTGGCGTACCTGCTGGAAGCAGGAGCAAACCCGACGATACAGGACGTCAACGGAAGAACGAGCTACCACTCAGTGGCGCTGGGAGGAAGCCTGGAAATAGCGAAGCTGCTCTACGAAAAAGCAGGCGCACAGAACACGCAGGACAGATGGTCGCTGACGCCGGCAAAGCTGGCGCAGATCAGAGGACACGCAGACATGGCGGAGTTCCTAGCGCACCCTTCAAGGCACGCCGCAGGAGCAAGAGACACTGCGAG CTCAGACGACTCGGACGACATGTACGTTCTGCTCTCGACGACTATAGCAAGCGCACTCAACGAGCCGAACTCGGATCAAATCTACAGGTGCCTGACGAGGCTGGGGCCGGACGTGGTGAAGACGCTCTTTGAGCTGACGCTGAAGGTGGAGAAGAGCGGAGGAGTGGCGACGGCGGACGGAAAGAGGCTGAGGACGCCAGGAGGAGTCTTCTTCACGCTCCTGAAGCAAATGTACCTCAACGACTACATAACGAAGGAGGACTACCAGTACATAAGGGCGGCGGAGAAGGAGAGGATGAAGTCAGTGAGGAGCACGAAGGCGAACATGAGCGTGACGACGGCGACGAACGCAGTAAACAAGCGCATCCTGGCCGGTGGAAATAACAAGTACAGCAAAACTGCAGGAAACAGCAGTTACAGCGGTACTGGCACCAGGAAAACGAACGCCAGCGTTAATAAGTACGGTGGGACTGCAACAAGGAAAACCAGTACCG TGAGTGTCAGTAACAGCAGGAGAGGAGCAAGTAGTCTGAGCAGAGAAGGAAGGAAAGGTGGACCAAGAACCAACGATCCAGGAAATGGCGGAAACAGAGTCAACTTAAACGACAACAGAGCGGAAAGTAACAGAGGCGGAAACGGTACCGTGGTCAGAAACAAAGTAGGCAGCGCAAATGCCCGTGACAGGA TGCTGGCACTGGTGCTTGCACATGAAAAGGGGAAAGCAGAAGCACTAACGCAATCGCAATACGAGTCAAAGTACCAGACAAAACTAGAAAGAAGGGAAGCGGACGAGGTGGTTGATCAGCCACTAAGAAGGCTGGCGTTCGGAAGCTGCCAGAGAAGGTACCCAGTGCTGAAGAAAATGTACGACACAATAATCAACTATAACCCGGATCTGTTTCTATTCACAGGAGATAACTTTTACACAG AAAAGAGCTGTTGTACCAAGGAGTGTATCTACGAGGCGTACTTAAAAATGGTAAACCACCCGCCGTTTCAGGAGTTTAAGCGGAAGGTGAAGAGGTTCGACGGAATATACGACGACCACGACTACG GCGTCAACGATGGAGATGCGACGTTTCCGCACAGAGACTTTGCGCAGCAACTATTGCTTGACTTTATGGATAAGCCGGAAGACCACTACCGGAGAAAGAGAAGGGGGGGCTACTACAGCCAGTCTTACGTGGACCCGAAGGACCCGACCAACCACGTGAAGGTGATCGTGCTGGACGTGAGGTACCACAGGTCCTGCATCTACGACTGCATATGCAGACTGTGCGACATCAACGTGTTCGTGCAGAGGTACATACTGATCAAGAGGATGATTAACTCAATATTCGG GATCGGGTGTGATCAGCAGGGGGATGTCCTGGGAGATGAGCAGTGGAAGTGGTTCGAGTCACAGCTGTTTGAGTCGGAAGCAAGGGCGCACGTGATAGTGTCGTCGTTCCAAGTGTTCACGAAGTGCGCAATGGGAGAGAGCTGGGGGCACCTGCCGTTCGCGAAGAAGAGGTTGttggacctgctggaggcAGCACAGCCGAAAAAGCCGATCTTCCTGTCAGGAGACATACACTACGGGGAACTGATAGAAAAATAT GGCTTCGTCGAGTGGACTTCAAGTAGTCTAACGCACAGCATACGACcatataacaaatacacattccTTGTCATTTTCCCTTTCCTCCTGTTCACGAAGAGAATAATATACCTATACAACAACTTTGGAGGAATCGACTTTAACTACAATAAAGAAAGAG CGTTGTACAACGATGAGGGGAAAAGAGCCCTCAGCTATCGCAGCAGATACGAGAACCTCTACGAGCACGTGCACGAAGAGGACTCGTTCTTCAGAGACTACCAGCTCTTCAAATGTCTAACAAAATTCCAATACGCCTGTAGAATATCACTGATCGTCGCCGTACTTATGTTCCCAGTACTACTGTTCAAGGCACTTAGGCCGAGAGGCCGAGCGATGAGGAAGAAAGCAGCTAAAACACGCACTAAACACTAA